The proteins below are encoded in one region of Diceros bicornis minor isolate mBicDic1 chromosome 14, mDicBic1.mat.cur, whole genome shotgun sequence:
- the IL17F gene encoding interleukin-17F yields MTILHGTAMVKSLLLLMLGLTLLREVAARTNPKAASCPPLEDHFVRVDVRLINQNKGFSSSRDIQNRSSSPWVYNITRDPNRFPSEIVEAQCRYLGCVDAQGKEDHTMNSVPIQQEFLILRRESKGCPGSFRLEKVQVTVGCTCVTPIIQDINA; encoded by the exons ATGACCATACTGCACGGCACAGCCATG GTTAAGTCCCTGCTGCTCCTGATGTTAGGGCTCACCCTCCTGAGGGAGGTGGCAGCTAGGACAAACCCCAAAGCAGCCTCTTGCCCTCCTCTGGAGGACCATTTTGTGAGGGTTGACGTTCGCCTCATCAATCAAAACAAGGGTTTTTCCAGCTCACGTGACATCCAGAACCGCTCCAGCTCCCCCTGGGTTTACAA CATCACCCGGGACCCCAACCGGTTCCCCTCTGAGATTGTAGAGGCCCAGTGCAGGTACTTGGGCTGTGTCGATGCCCAGGGGAAGGAAGACCACACTATGAACTCCGTTCCCATCCAGCAAGAGTTCCTGATCCTCCGGAGGGAGTCCAAGGGCTGCCCTGGCTCCTTCCGGCTGGAGAAGGTGCAGGTGACTGTTGGCTGCACCTGCGTCACCCCCATCATTCAAGATATAAATGCCTGA